The stretch of DNA GTCGGCCCGGGCGGCCGACGCACGTCCGTCTTCTCAGCGACCTCGGCGATGGTGATGAGTATGAACTGCCCGGAGGTGTGGTGAGCCGCCTCACCGAGGACGGCATTTCCGGGCCGGCGCTGCAAAGGCACTACTACGTGAAACTTCCGGCAGAGTTTTGGGCGAACGGGTGGATGGCCATCATGACGGGACCTGCGCTCGCCATGTTCCTCACTCTTCTTACCGAGATGGGGGACAAGCCTCACCACACGGAACTCTGGCTGTCGCCAGGCGAGGCGGACGAACGCGTCGGGCTCTCAGAGGAGACTAGGAGCAAGGGCCTCCGGGAATTGCAGCGCCTTGATCTGGTGGAGATGCGGCGACGACCGATCGGCCGCGACGTGTTCGACTTCCGTCGGCTTCGAAATGTGTACGTTCTCCAGTTGGAGCGGCTCAACAAGCGACCGGATGAGTAGGACGTCGGACGCACAGTCAGGTCAACAGCGTGTCGTGCTGACCAAGAGCCGGGGCTCCATCGCGGTACATCCAGTCTGGCCACGATCGTCCCGGTCGACGGAATTCTCCGAGCGCCCGCCCGCCGACCGCTTCCCGATCGAGAACCCATTCGCGGCGCGTCCGGCCCATCGGAAGCCAAGCGTCACCGAAGGGGAACCCGTGCGCGCCCCTCGTCGCCGTGGCAGCGCAGATGCCGGCCCGGTCGAGATGGCGTCGAAGGTCGGCCTCCCGGCGCAGCGACGAGGCTACGACGAGCACCCACACGTGCCGTTCAAGCGCGTCGGCGAGGTCGGCGTGGCCGCCCAATCTTTCGACCCATGCCTCCGGCGGCTCGCCGCGGTCCCACTCCACGAAGAAGTCCCGAGCCATGCCGTCGGCCTTCCAGATGCCGTAGCCGTCCGGCTTCACGAGGTCGCCGGCCCACTCCGAACAACGGGCCGCCGACCACCACAGCGACAGTTCTCGGGCGTCCGAGTGGCGTGCCTCGTGCAACAGCGCCGTGAAGATTCCGTTGATGCCGACGATCCGCCGCAAGGTCGCCGTGCGGGCGAGCACGAGCGAGCGGTCTTGTTTCCACAGCTTCTTCGCCTCGACGCCCCGCTCGGCGGCCACCACCTCGGCGCCCAGGCGGTCGAGCACGTAGTGGTACGGGGCTGAGCCCTTCGACACGAAGGGCGCGAAGCGCTGCACGACCCGAAGCTGGTGCAGCTTCGTCAGCCGGTGTCTGGCGGTCGTGGCCGAGTCGAAGAACGCCTCGGTGAGTTGGTCGCTCGTGAGCACGCGGTGGTCGGCGAGCATGTCGAGGATCGTGCGGTCCCGTTCGGTGAGTCGACGGGTGACGTAGAGCACGAGGTTGTCGTTGAAGGGGGGACGGGTGGACTTGGAGGAGGTCCACCCGGAGTTGGACTTTCGATCTGCCGAGGGTCGAGGCCGGCTGACCTGCGCCTTCGCGGGTGTCACGCCTCGGCAACTCATGCACCGCCCCCCACCTGCCGACCGTTCTGCCGACCGTTCTGCCATCCCGTCAGCGGCCTTCATCGGCGGTACCCCTCGCGCCGGACCTTGGCGTGGCGGTCGCTGAGCAGGAGCGGTGCACCGACGATGAGCGGGTCATTGTTCGCATTGCGGAAAGCCGGCTGCGCAACCTTCCAGAATCCGAACGTGCGCCCGCCGCGGCTTGCATCGCGATATCGAAGTGTCGTGACGAAGCAGACCACGGTACGCCTGCCCGATGACCTCGCCGACGAGGCGGAGGCGTCGCACGCGTAAAGGGCACGAGCGTCAACGCGCTGATCGTTGACTCGCTCGCCACCGAGATCGAGCGGGTGCGGGCGGACAAGGACTTCACCAAGCGAGCGCGCAAGCTCCTGGAGCGAGACAAGGAACTGCTCGACCGACTCGCCCAGTGACCCGCTACCTGAGCCTGGGCGAGTACGTCTGGCTGGCAGAGCAGGTCACCGGCACAGAAGCGACGGTCCTCGCCAAGGCCGCCGTGTTGACGTGTCGCCTGGCGTGGAACCACCCGCTTCCGGACGGCAACAAGCGCGCCGCCTGGGCCAGCCTGGTGATGTTTCTCGACCTGAACGATTGCTCTTGGGATCCCGACCCGCCCAATGTCGATGAGGCCGAGGCGGCCATGCTTGCCGTGGCTGCGCACGAGGTCGACGAAGGCTGGTTCGCCGCCTGGCTGCGCTATCGCGTTCGCATCGACTGAACTCATCGGCGGTACCCCTCTCGCCGGACCTTGGCGTGGCGGTCGGTCAGCAGCACCGAAGCACCGACGATCAGCGGGTCATTGTTCGCATTGCGGAAAGCCGGCTGCGCCGCTACGAGGGAAGCTTTCCGGCGCGAACCCGGATATCCGTTCACGTCATTGGAGGATATACTGCACCTCGTGAGCAAGCGGCTGGTCG from Acidimicrobiales bacterium encodes:
- a CDS encoding replication-relaxation family protein codes for the protein MTPAKAQVSRPRPSADRKSNSGWTSSKSTRPPFNDNLVLYVTRRLTERDRTILDMLADHRVLTSDQLTEAFFDSATTARHRLTKLHQLRVVQRFAPFVSKGSAPYHYVLDRLGAEVVAAERGVEAKKLWKQDRSLVLARTATLRRIVGINGIFTALLHEARHSDARELSLWWSAARCSEWAGDLVKPDGYGIWKADGMARDFFVEWDRGEPPEAWVERLGGHADLADALERHVWVLVVASSLRREADLRRHLDRAGICAATATRGAHGFPFGDAWLPMGRTRREWVLDREAVGGRALGEFRRPGRSWPDWMYRDGAPALGQHDTLLT
- a CDS encoding Fic family protein; its protein translation is MTRYLSLGEYVWLAEQVTGTEATVLAKAAVLTCRLAWNHPLPDGNKRAAWASLVMFLDLNDCSWDPDPPNVDEAEAAMLAVAAHEVDEGWFAAWLRYRVRID